A window of the Lactuca sativa cultivar Salinas chromosome 5, Lsat_Salinas_v11, whole genome shotgun sequence genome harbors these coding sequences:
- the LOC111919972 gene encoding uncharacterized protein LOC111919972 — protein sequence MEEPGDLLEDSWFFGNLLHTKTRTISRCYSDLTSSSCPPLPPLCSNQESIVKNERKNSSVSSRKQPPIAPRNLNRTPSLPNSVETQSFIMKNTDTSPHLSRTSSMTTSEEETDQDEDEEDQESEFSLGRLIRQASMNSSHTSNPSRKTSKATMENMGKKPELGQEKIRDEKKTERNRSKNIKISGKNKNGGGAPAIPGGWVDKSSSEDMKAHIKYWARAVASNVRQECS from the exons ATGGAAGAACCTGGAGATCTTTTAGAAGATAGTTGGTTCTTTGGAAACTTACTTCACACAAAAACAAGAACCATTTCTCGATGTTATTCTGATCTTACTTCCAGTTCTTGCCCTCCTCTTCCTCCTCTATGTTCGAATCAAGAATCCATTGTTAAGAATGAGAGAAAGAACTCTAGCGTTTCCTCAAGAAAGCAGCCACCCATTGCTCCTCGAAATCTAAACAGAACACCATCTTTGCCAAATTCAGTGGAAACACAATCctttataatgaaaaatacagaCACAAGTCCGCATTTGAGTAGAACATCATCCATGACAACTTCTGAAGAAGAAACTGATCAAGATGAGGATGAAGAAGATCAAGAAAGTGAGTTTAGTTTGGGGAGATTGATAAGACAAGCATCGATGAACTCTTCACATACATCAAACCCATCTCGAAAAACATCTAAG GCGACGATGGAAAACATGGGAAAGAAACCCGAATTAGGTCAAGAAAAGATTCGTGATGAGAAGAAGACTGAGAGAAACAGAAGCAAAAACATAAAGATTAGTGGCAAGAACAAAAATGGTGGTGGTGCTCCTGCAATTCCAGGAGGATGGGTTGATAAGAGTTCATCAGAAGACATGAAAGCACATATTAAGTATTGGGCTAGAGCTGTGGCTTCTAACGTGCGCCAGGAGTGTTCATGA